From Camelina sativa cultivar DH55 chromosome 7, Cs, whole genome shotgun sequence, one genomic window encodes:
- the LOC104704925 gene encoding wall-associated receptor kinase 2-like — MLRDNYVGFLLLLLSLISNSVCDYCKTKCGNLTIDYPFGTSRDCYHDERFPIRCNQKEQKAFLARQNLQVLNISLDGEMQILMNTSRTCYNINGGVTKGQEHGVISTDFTFSSKNQFFRIGCSIISSAEFDVPMTLAITECITYCSSPQLNDGSCSVRGGCCRSLLDPGSSKLELETMTYPNRTDVFDVNPCIHTFLVQAGYYNFSGREDLKNLRNLTQFPVLIDWSISDSTCEQAENKSCYENSDCINRRHGHTCKCQEGFQGNPYIPNGCQDIDECKLSDRHCAEHETCRNTVGSFHCKKRKEWKIILLASNIGILVVLLVICGLVLKFKSQQKAKCREKRFEENGGILLAQRLLDSGTHASIKIFKEEEIKAATNNYHETRILGEGGQGIVYKGIMSDNTEIAIKKARVGDRNPVGQFINEVVVLSQINHPHVVRLLGCCLETQVPLLVYEFVSGGTLYDNLFGSSLPWEDRLRIAAEIAGTLSYLHSSAPVPLVHRDVKPANVILDDTLSAKISDFGSSRLFPADREQLKTLVQGTIGYVDPEYFNTSMLSEKSDVYSFGVLLMELVSGEKAVFFIRPQTEKYLVTHFESALKENRLSDVMDRRVVNEENRWQIYEAALLSLRCAKVKGEERPDMRQVAAELEGLRASGATWVESINIRSLKLNKVIDISLEY, encoded by the exons atGTTGAGAGACAATTACGTGGGGTTTCTTTTGCTGCTTTTATCATTGATTTCTAACTCTGTTTGTGATTATTGCAAAACCAAATGTGGAAACCTCACGATCGACTATCCTTTTGGCACTTCTCGTGATTGTTACCACGACGAGAGATTTCCCATCAGGTGTAATCAGAAAGAGCAAAAGGCGTTTTTAGCTAGGCAAAACCTCCAGGTGCTCAACATTTCCCTCGATGGAGAAATGCAAATCCTCATGAATACGAGCCGTACTTGCTACAACATCAACGGAGGTGTTACTAAAGGTCAAGAACATGGTGTTATATCTACTGACTTTACTTTCTCCAGCAAGAACCAGTTCTTTCGTATTGGTTGCAGTATTATCTCCTCTGCGGAATTTGATGTGCCAATGACACTTGCCATAACCGAATGCATTACATATTGCAGTTCACCTCAACTTAATGATGGATCATGTTCTGTTCGGGGCGGTTGTTGTAGATCATTACTCGATCCTGGATCCAGCAAGTTAGAGTTAGAAACAATGACCTATCCTAATCGGACAGATGTGTTTGATGTTAATCCTTGCATCCACACATTTCTCGTGCAAGCCGGATATTACAATTTTTCTGGACGAGAAGATCTTAAAAACCTGCGGAACCTCACACAGTTTCCAGTGTTAATAGACTGGAGTATCAGTGATTCGACATGTGAGCAAGCTGAGAACAAATCATGCTATGAGAACAGCGATTGCATCAACCGTAGACATGGGCATACCTGCAAATGTCAAGAGGGGTTCCAAGGGAATCCATATATCCCAAATGGTTGCCAAGATATCGATGAGTGCAAATTGAGCGATCGTCATTGTGCGGAGCATGAAACCTGTCGCAACACCGTTGGTTCTTTCCACTGCAAAAAACGTAAAGAATGGAAAATCATTCTTCTTG CAAGCAACATTGGGATCTTGGTCGTCTTGCTCGTCATCTGCGGCCTAGTGCTAAAATTTAAGAGCCAGCAAAAAGCCAAATGCAGAGAGAAACGTTTTGAAGAAAACGGAGGCATACTGCTGGCACAACGACTCTTAGACTCGGGCACACATGCATCCATCAAGATCTTCAAGGAGGAAGAAATCAAGGCGGCTACTAACAATTATCACGAGACCAGAATACTGGGTGAGGGAGGGCAGGGAATTGTCTACAAAGGGATTATGTCAGACAACACTGAAATCGCCATCAAAAAAGCTCGAGTTGGTGACCGTAACCCGGTAGGCCAGTTCATCAATGAAGTAGTTGTCCTCTCACAAATCAACCATCCACACGTGGTGAGGCTTCTGGGTTGCTGCCTAGAAACCCAAGTTCCCCTCTTGGTCTATGAGTTTGTGTCCGGTGGAACGCTTTACGACAACTTGTTCGGTTCTTCTCTGCCTTGGGAAGACCGGTTGAGGATTGCAGCAGAGATCGCCGGAACTCTTTCATACCTCCACTCCTCTGCTCCGGTCCCATTAGTTCACCGTGACGTCAAGCCCGCCAATGTTATCTTGGATGACACGTTATCCGCCAAAATATCTGACTTTGGGTCTTCGAGGCTTTTCCCTGCAGACAGAGAACAGCTGAAAACACTGGTACAAGGAACAATAGGATATGTGGATCCAGAGTATTTCAACACAAGCATGTTGAGCGAAAAGAGCGACGTTTACAGCTTCGGTGTCCTTCTGATGGAGCTGGTTTCAGGGGAAAAGGCCGTGTTCTTTATCCGGCCACAGACTGAAAAGTACCTGGTGACTCATTTTGAATCTGCTCTGAAAGAGAATCGGTTAAGTGACGTTATGGACAGGAGGGTGGTGAACGAAGAGAATCGCTGGCAGATTTATGAAGCAGCACTGTTGTCTCTCAGGTGCGCAAAAGTGAAAGGAGAGGAGAGGCCAGATATGAGACAAGTAGCTGCAGAGCTTGAAGGTTTGAGAGCTTCAGGGGCAACATGGGTCGAGTCTATCAACATCAGGAGTTTGAAATTGAATAAAGTGATTGATATTTCCTTGGAGTACTAA
- the LOC104702467 gene encoding patatin-like phospholipase domain-containing protein CaO19.1504, with amino-acid sequence MARFDLSSKSFNTSTHLNFPRAFEDHPDSGVCSPPLWRTTTSPPPNHRHDDDYESLSPPAVSKAQVIARGQRELMDMVSKMPESCYELSLKDLVDVVNTETEEEEDKDGKVVFDELPQRIQKRPSKVVRKTKSDRWVDPIRNGDVNNSRFLLKLVFPVSLSAKKKTKKKDDDDDDDDDDDDDDSSVTSKGSRFSPRPEDKDWWKNGLSESRRSTQTGLVSRINSGSSKSSGTGSSSRSNSDRSRNSLRDENRGCLSCLWNVHLRDL; translated from the exons ATGGCAAGGTTTGATCTTTCGTCGAAATCGTTCAATACTAGCACCCATTTGAATTTTCCCAGAGCTTTCGAAGATCATCCAGATTCCGGCGTCTGTTCGCCTCCTCTGTGGAGAACAACGACAAGTCCACCACCCAACCACCGGCACGACGACGATTACGAGAGCCTCTCGCCACCAGCTGTTTCCAAGGCTCAAGTCATCGCTCGTGGTCAACGTGAGCTTATGGATATGGTTAGTAAGATGCCCGAGTCGTGTTACGAGCTTTCGTTGAAGGATCTCGTTGACGTTGTTAACACGGagacggaggaggaagaagacaaggacgGGAAGGTTGTTTTCGATGAATTGCCTCAGAGAATACAAAAAAGGCCGAGTAAAGTCGTGAGGAAGACCAAGAGTGATAGATGGGTCGATCCGATTCGAAACGGGGATGTAAATAACAGTAGGTTTCTTCTGAAATTGGTGTTCCCTGTTAGCTTGAGTGCTAAgaaaaagacgaagaagaaagatgatgatgatgatgatgatgatgatgatgatgatgatgattcttctgTCACAAGCAAAGGCTCTAGGTTTTCTCCAAGACCAGAGGATAAAGATTGGTGGAAGAATGGATTGTCTGAATCGCGTAGGAGTACTCAAACTGGTCTTGTCTCAAGGATCAACAGTGGGAGCTCAAAGAGCAGTGGTACTGGTAGTAGCAGTAGAAGCAATAGCGATCGTAGTCGAAACAGTCTAAG AGATGAAAACAGAGGATGTTTATCTTGCCTCTGGAATGTACATCTACGAGATTTGTAA
- the LOC104702470 gene encoding ACT domain-containing protein ACR3, with protein MAKVYWPYFDPEYENLSTRINPPSVSIDNTSCKECTLVKVDSMNKPGILLEVVQVLTDLDLTITKAYISSDGGWFMDVFHVTNQQGNKVTDSKTIDYIEKVLGPKGHASASQNTWPGKRVGVHSLGDHTSIEIIARDRPGLLSEVSAVLADLNFNVVAAEAWTHNRRIACVLYVNDNATSTAVDDPERLSAMEEQLNNVLRGCEQEDEKFARTSLSIGSTHVDRRLHQMFFADKDYEAVTKLDDSASPGLDRKITVEHCEEKGYSVINVSCEDRPKLMFDIVCTLTDMQYIVFHATISSRGSHASQEYFIRHKDGCTLESEGEKERVVKCLEAAIHRRVSEGWSLELCAKDRVGLLSEVTRILREHGLSVSRAGVTTVGEQAVNVFYVRDASGNPVDVKTIEALRGEIGHSMMIDVKNKVPSRKWKEEGQAGTGGGWAKTSFFFGNLLEKILP; from the exons ATGGCTAAAGTTTATTGGCCCTATTTTGATCCTGAATACGAGAACTTGAGCACCAGAATCAATCCTCCAAG TGTTTCTATAGATAACACTAGCTGCAAAGAATGCACTCTTGTCAAG GTTGACAGTATGAACAAACCTGGAATACTACTGGAAGTTGTGCAAGTCCTAACTGATCTTGATCTTACAATCACTAAAGCTTATATCTCTTCTGATGGTGGATGGTTCATGGACG TTTTCCATGTCACTAATCAACAAGGAAACAAGGTTACTGATAGCAAAACCATCGATTACATTGAGAAG GTGTTAGGACCAAAGGGTCATGCTTCGGCTTCACAAAACACTTGGCCTGGTAAAAGAGTCGGTGTCCACTCATTAGGCGACCACACATCGATAGAGATTATTGCTCGTGATCGTCCTGGTCTCTTGTCTGAGGTCTCAGCCGTACTAGCAGACCTCAACTTCAACGTGGTGGCGGCTGAAGCATGGACTCACAACCGTAGGATCGCGTGTGTCCTCTATGTGAATGATAATGCAACATCTACAGCGGTCGATGATCCAGAAAGACTGTCTGCCATGGAAGAACAGCTCAACAACGTGCTGCGTGGGTGTGAACAAGAAGATGAGAAATTTGCTCGGACGAGTCTCTCCATTGGGTCGACTCACGTTGACCGTAGGCTCCATCAGATGTTTTTTGCTGATAAAGACTATGAAGCAGTGACCAAGCTTGATGATTCCGCTTCTCCTGGACTTGACCGCAAAATAACGGTTGAGCATTGCGAAGAGAAAGGTTACTCTGTGATAAATGTGAGCTGCGAGGATCGACCTAAGCTCATGTTCGATATTGTATGCACGCTTACGGATATGCAATACATTGTGTTTCACGCCACGATTTCATCGAGGGGATCTCATGCTTCTCAGGAGTATTTCATCAGACACAAAGATGGTTGCACTCTTGAAtcagaaggagaaaaagaaagagttgtcAAATGTCTAGAAGCCGCAATCCATAGAAGAGTCAGCGAG GGTTGGAGTTTGGAGCTCTGTGCAAAGGACAGAGTTGGATTACTGTCGGAAGTGACAAGGATTCTGAGAGAGCACGGGCTATCAGTGTCGAGAGCTGGTGTGACAACAGTAGGAGAACAAGCGGTCAACGTTTTCTATGTGAGAGATGCTTCAGGGAATCCAGTGGACGTGAAGACGATCGAGGCGTTGCGGGGAGAGATCGGACACAGTATGATGATTGACGTCAAGAATAAAGTTCCGAGCAgaaaatggaaagaagaagGTCAAGCTGGAACAGGAGGAGGATGGGCCAAAACCAGTTTCTTCTTTGGGAATTTGCTGGAGAAGATACTGCCGTGA